The DNA segment GAAGGCCTTCGAGGAGAAGTTCGACGTCACCGCCGCCGCCGCGGTCGCCGTGGCCGGCCCGGCCGCCCCCGGCGCCCCGGCCGAGGCTGCCGAGGAGCAGGACGAGTTCGACGTCGTCCTCACCGGCGCCGGCGAGAAGAAGATCCAGGTCATCAAGGTCGTGCGCGAGCTGACCTCCCTGGGTCTGAAGGAGGCCAAGGACCTCGTCGACGGCACCCCGAAGCCGGTCCTCGAGAAGGTCACCAAGGAGGCCGCGGAGAAGGCTGCCGAGTCCCTCAAGGCCGCCGGCGCCTCCGTCGAGGTCAAGTAAGACCTCACGGGGTTCCCGCGAACCTCACCCGCGTGACCGCGGCCTGAAAAGGCTGTAACGCGAACGCACCGAAGAGCGATCATCCATCCGGGTGGTCGCTCTTCGGCGTATCCGAGGGGGGACCACGGTTGCCTTGCACTCGTCGTGGCGAGGGGTATGGTGATCTTCGTCGTGTCTCCGGAAGGCCCCATTCCGGCTGGGGGGCCTTGACGAACCGCACGCAGCGCGCAATTCTCAGGACGCGTCGTCACAACGATCCGGATCCGAGGCATGGATCGGAGGCGAAGCGGGCAGGATGAACCTGCGTCGAGGGCAGCAGGCCGAGGGCGTCGAAGACGAGGGCGTTGAGAAAAACGAGGGTCTCCGAAACCGGGACTGGACATCAGTGTGCCAAGTGGCTACACTGACCCTTTGCGCTGCCTGTTAGCTGCCCCCTGCCCGTCACCAGGGGTCTGCCCTCGCTCGAGCACCGACGCCGAACTTCCCTGACCTGGGGTTTCCCGTCGTGAGCCTGAGAGAGGGACCGGTACGCGCGTAGTGAGTCCGAGCCCTCGGAAGGACCCCCTCTTGGCCGCCTCGCGCACTGCCTCGACCGCGAATACGAACAACGCCGCCAGCACCGCCCCGCTGCGCATCTCCTTTGCAAAGATCAAGGAGCCCCTCGAGGTTCCGAACCTTCTTGCGCTCCAGACCGAGAGCTTCGACTGGCTGCTCGGCAATGACGCCTGGAAGGCTCGCGTCGAGAAGGCTCTCGAGAACGGTCAGGACGTTCCCACCAAGTCCGGTCTGGAGGAGATCTTCGAGGAGATCTCCCCGATCGAGGACTTCTCCGGGTCGATGTCGCTGACGTTCCGCGACCACCGCTTCGAGCCGCCGAAGAACTCCATCGACGAGTGCAAGGACCGCGACTTCACGTACGCCGCGCCGCTCTTCGTCACCGCCGAGTTCACCAACAACGAGACCGGCGAGATCAAGTCCCAGACGGTCTTCATGGGCGACTTCCCGCTCATGACGAACAAGGGCACCTTCGTCATCAACGGCACCGAGCGTGTCGTGGTGTCCCAGCTCGTCCGCTCGCCGGGTGTCTACTTCGACTCCTCCATCGACAAGACGTCCGACAAGGACATCTTCTCGGCCAAGATCATCCCGTCCCGGGGTGCCTGGCTGGAGATGGAGATCGACAAGCGCGACATGGTCGGTGTCCGCATCGACCGCAAGCGCAAGCAGTCGGTCACCGTTCTGCTCAAGGCGCTCGGCTGGACGACCGAGCAGATCCTCGAGGAGTTCGGCGAGTACGAGTCCATGCGCGCCACCCTGGAGAAGGACCACACCCAGGGCCAGGACGACGCGCTGCTCGACATCTACCGCAAGCTGCGTCCGGGCGAGCCGCCCACGCGTGAGGCCGCGCAGACGCTGCTCGAGAACCTGTACTTCAACCCCAAGCGCTACGACCTCGCCAAGGTCGGCCGCTACAAGGTCAACAAGAAGCTCGGTGCCGACGCCCCGCTCAACGCGGGTGTGCTCACCACCGAGGACGTCATCTCGACGATCAAGTACCTGGTCAAGCTGCACGCCGGCGAGACCGAGACGGTCGGCGACAGCGGTCAGTCGATCGTCGTCGAGACCGACGACATCGACCACTTCGGCAACCGCCGCCTGCGCAGCGTCGGCGAGCTGATCCAGAACCAGGTCCGTACGGGTCTCGCCCGTATGGAGCGTGTCGTGCGTGAGCGCATGACCACTCAGGACGTCGAGGCGATCACGCCGCAGACCCTGATCAACATCCGGCCGGTCGTCGCCTCCATCAAGGAGTTCTTCGGCACCAGCCAGCTGTCGCAGTTCATGGACCAGAACAACCCGCTGTCGGGTCTCACCCACAAGCGCCGTCTGTCGGCTCTTGGCCCGGGTGGTCTCTCCCGTGAGCGGGCCGGCTTCGAGGTCCGTGACGTGCACCCCTCGCACTACGGCCGCATGTGCCCGATCGAGACGCCCGAAGGCCCGAACATCGGTCTGATCGGCTCGCTCGCCTCCTACGGCCGGGTCAACGCGTTCGGTTTCGTCGAGACCCCGTACCGCAAGGTCGTCGACGGCCAGGTCACCGACGAGGTGGACTACCTGACCGCCGACGAGGAGGACCGCTTCGTCATCGCGCAGGCCAACGCCACGCTCAACGACGACATGCGGTTCGAGGAGGCCCGCGTCCTGGTCCGCCGTCGTGGCGGAGAGGTCGACTACGTCCCCGGTGACGACGTCGACTACATGGACGTGTCGCCGCGCCAGATGGTGTCCGTCGCCACCGCGATGATCCCGTTCCTGGAGCACGACGACGCCAACCGTGCCCTCATGGGCGCGAACATGATGCGCCAGGCCGTGCCGCTCATCAAGAGCGAGGCCCCGCTCGTCGGCACCGGCATGGAGTACCGCTCCGCCGTCGACGCCGGCGACGTGGTCAAGGCCGAGAAGGCGGGTGTGGTCCAGGAGGTCTCCGCGGACTACGTCACCACCGCCAACGACGACGGCACGTACATCACGTACCGCCTGCACAAGTTCTCGCGCTCCAACCAGGGCACGTCGGTCAACCAGAAGGTCATCGTCAACGAGGGCGACCGGATCATCGAAGGCCAGGTCCTGGCCGACGGTCCGGCCACCGAGAACGGCGAGATGGCCCTCGGCAAGAACCTGCTCGTGGCCTTCATGCCGTGGGAGGGTCACAACTACGAGGACGCGATCATCCTGTCGCAGCGCCTCGTGCAGGACGACGTCCTCTCCTCGATCCACATCGAGGAGCACGAGGTCGACGCCCGTGACACCAAGCTCGGCCCCGAGGAGATCACCCGGGACATCCCGAACGTCTCCGAGGAGGTCCTGGCCGACCTCGACGAGCGCGGCATCATCCGCATCGGCGCCGAGGTCACCGCGGGCGACATCCTCGTCGGCAAGGTCACGCCCAAGGGTGAGACCGAGCTGACGCCGGAGGAGCGCCTGCTGCGCGCCATCTTCGGTGAGAAGGCCCGCGAGGTCCGCGACACCTCCCTGAAGGTGCCGCACGGCGAGACCGGCAAGATCATCGGTGTCCGCGTCTTCGACCGCGAGGAGGGCGACGAGCTGCCCCCGGGCGTCAACCAGCTCGTCCGTGTCTACGTCGCCCAGAAGCGCAAGATCACCGACGGTGACAAGCTCGCCGGCCGTCACGGCAACAAGGGCGTCATCTCCAAGATCCTGCCGATCGAGGACATGCCGTTCCTGGAGGACGGCACCCCGGTCGACATCATCCTCAACCCGCTGGGTGTCCCGTCCCGAATGAACCCGGGACAGGTCCTGGAGATCCACCTCGGCTGGCTCGCCAGCCGCGGCTGGGACGTCTCCGGCCTCGCGGAGGACTGGGCCGAGCGCCTCCAGGTGATCGGCGCCGACCAGGTCGACCCCGGCACGAACGTCGCCACCCCGGTGTTCGACGGCGCGCGCGAGGACGAGCTGGCGGGTCTGCTGCAGCACACCATCCCGAACCGCGACGGTGAGCGGATGGTGCAGCCGACCGGCAAGGCCCGGCTGTTCGACGGCCGCTCCGGTGAGCCGTTCCCGGACCCGATCTCCATCGGGTACATGTACATCCTCAAGCTCCACCACCTGGTCGACGACAAGCTGCACGCCCGTTCGACCGGTCCGTACTCGATGATCACCCAGCAGCCGCTGGGTGGTAAGGCCCAGTTCGGTGGCCAGCGCTTCGGTGAGATGGAGGTGTGGGCGCTGGAGGCTTACGGCGCCGCCTACGCCCTCCAGGAGCTGCTGACCATCAAGTCCGACGACGTGACCGGCCGCGTGAAGGTCTACGAGGCCATCGTCAAGGGCGAGAACATCCCCGAGCCCGGCATCCCCGAGTCCTTCAAGGTGCTCATCAAGGAGATGCAGTCGCTCTGCCTCAACGTGGAGGTGCTGTCCAGCGACGGCATGTCCATCGAGATGCGCGACACCGACGAGGACGTCTTCCGCGCTGCGGAGGAGCTCGGCATCGACCTGTCCCGGCGCGAGCCGAGCAGCGTCGAAGAGGTCTGACGGGAGTCCGGCAGGGGGCTCGGTCCCGCAAGGAACTGAGCCCCCGGCCGGCCCCAGGACCCCCGTTTCAGACCCCATGACTTACGACACTGAGAGGGATTGACGCATAGTGCTCGACGTCAACTTCTTCGACGAGCTCCGGATCGGCCTGGCCACCGCGGACGACATCCGCCAGTGGAGCCACGGCGAGGTCAAGAAGCCCGAGACCATCAACTACCGCACCCTCAAGCCCGAGAAGGACGGACTCTTCTGCGAGAAGATCTTCGGTCCGACCCGGGACTGGGAGTGCTACTGCGGCAAGTACAAGCGTGTCCGCTTCAAGGGCATCATCTGTGAGCGCTGTGGCGTCGAGGTCACGCGCGCCAAGGTGCGCCGTGAGCGGATGGGCCACATCGAGCTCGCCGCTCCCGTCACCCACATCTGGTACTTCAAGGGCGTTCCGTCGCGGCTGGGCTACCTGCTCGACCTCGCCCCGAAGGACCTCGAGAAGGTCATCTACTTCGCCGCGTACATGATCACGTACGTCGACGAGGAGCGCCGTCAGCGCGACCTGCCGTCGCTGGAGGCCCACGTCTCCGTCGAGCGTCAGCAGATCGAGAACCGCCGCGACTCCGACCTGGAGGCCCGCGCCAAGAAGCTCGAGACCGACCTGGCCGAGCTGGAGGCCGAGGGCGCCAAGGCGGACGTGCGCCGCAAGGTGCGCGAGGGCGCCGAGCGCGAGATGAAGCAGCTCCGTGACCGCGCCCAGCGCGAGATCGACCGCCTCGACGAGGTGTGGAACCGCTTCAAGAACCTCAAGGTCCAGGACCTCGAGGGCGACGAGCTGCTCTACCGCGAGCTGCGTGACCGCTTCGGCACGTACTTCGACGGTTCGATGGGTGCCGCGGCGCTGCAGAAGCGCCTGGAGTCCTTCGACCTGGAGGAGGAGGCCGAGCGCCTCCGCGAGATCATCCGTACCGGCAAGGGCCAGAAGAAGACCCGTGCGCTCAAGCGCCTCAAGGTCGTCTCCGCGTTCCTGCAGACCTCCAACAGCCCCAAGGGCATGGTCCTGGACTGCGTCCCGGTCATCCCGCCGGACCTGCGTCCGATGGTGCAGCTGGACGGTGGCCGCTTCGCGACCTCCGACCTGAACGACCTGTACCGCCGTGTCATCAACCGCAACAACCGCCTGAAGCGGCTTCTCGACCTCGGCGCGCCCGAGATCATCGTGAACAACGAGAAGCGCATGCTCCAGGAGGCCGTGGACGCCCTCTTCGACAACGGTCGTCGTGGTCGCCCGGTCACCGGTCCCGGCAACCGCCCGCTGAAGTCCCTGAGCGACATGCTCAAGGGCAAGCAGGGTCGTTTCCGTCAGAACCTGCTCGGCAAGCGAGTCGACTACTCGGCGCGTTCCGTCATCGTCGTCGGCCCGCAGCTCAAGCTGCACCAGTGCGGTCTGCCCAAGGCGATGGCGCTGGAGCTGTTCAAGCCGTTCGTGATGAAGCGCCTGGTCGACCTGAACCACGCGCAGAACATCAAGAGCGCCAAGCGCATGGTGGAGCGCGGCCGCACGGTCGTGTACGACGTCCTCGAAGAGGTCATCGCCGAGCACCCGGTTCTGCTGAACCGTGCTCCCACCCTGCACCGCCTCGGCATCCAGGCCTTCGAGCCGCAGCTGGTCGAGGGCAAGGCCATCCAGATCCACCCGCTCGTCTGCACCGCGTTCAACGCGGACTTCGACGGTGACCAGATGGCCGTGCACCTGCCGCTCTCCGCGGAGGCGCAGGCCGAGGCACGCATCCTGATGCTGTCCTCGAACAACATCCTCAAGCCCGCCGACGGCCGTCCGGTGACGATGCCGACCCAGGACATGGTCCTCGGTCTGTTCTTCCTCACCACCGACGGCGAACTCCGTGACACCAAGGGCGAGGGCCGCGCGTTCGGCTCCACGGCCGAGGCGACCATGGCGTTCGACGCCGGCGAGCTGGCCCTGCAGTCGCCCGTCGACATCCGCTTCCCGGTGGGCACCATCCCGCCGCGTGGCTGGACGCCGCCGGCCCGCGAGGAGGGCGAGCCCGAGTGGCAGCAGGGGGACTCGTTCCGTCTGCGCACCACCCTGGGCCGCGCGCTCTTCAACGAGCTGCTGCCCGAGGACTACCCGTTCGTCGACTACTCGGTGGGCAAGAAGCAGCTCTCCGAGATCGTCAACGACCTGGCCGAGCGCTACCCCAAGGTCATCGTGGCGGCGACGCTCGACAACCTGAAGGCGGCGGGCTTCTACTGGGCGACCCGTTCCGGCGTCACCGTGGCCATCTCCGACGTCGTCGTTCCCGAGGCGAAGAAGGAGATCGTCAAGGGCTACGAGGCGCAGGACGAGAAGGTCCAGAAGCAGTACGAGCGCGGTCTGATCACCAAGGAAGAGCGCACGCAGGAGCTCATCGCGATCTGGACCAAGGCGACCAACGAGGTCGCCGAGGCGATGAACGCGAACTTCCCCAAGACGAACCCCATCTTCATGATGGTTGACTCGGGTGCCCGAGGAAACATGATGCAGATGCGGCAGATCGCCGGTATGCGTGGTCTGGTGTCGAACGCCAAGAACGAGACCATCCCGCGTCCGATCAAGGCGTCCTTCCGTGAGGGCCTGTCCGTGCTGGAGTACTTCATCTCCACGCACGGTGCCCGTAAGGGTCTGGCGGACACCGCCCTGCGTACCGCCGACTCGGGTTACCTCACCCGTCGTCTGGTGGACGTCTCGCAGGACGTCATCATCCGCGAGGAGGACTGCGGCACCGAGCGCGGCCTCAAGCTGTCGATCGCCGAGCGCGGCGCCGACGGTGTGCTGCGCAAGGCGGACAACGTCGAGACGTCCGTGTACGCGCGCTGCCTCGCCGAGGACATCGTCGTCGACGGCAAGGTGCTGGCCCCGGCCGGCACCGACCTGGGCGACGTGCTCATCGACGAGCTGGTCAAGTACGGCGTCGAGGAGGTCAAGACCCGCTCGGTCCTGACCTGCGAGTCCGCCGTCGGTACCTGCGCGATGTGCTACGGCCGTTCGCTGGCCACCGGCAAGCTGGTCGACATCGGTGAGGCGGTCGGCATCATCGCCGCCCAGTCCATCGGTGAGCCCGGTACCCAGCTGACGATGCGTACCTTCCACACCGGTGGTGTGGCCGGTGACGACATCACCCAGGGTCTGCCCCGTGTGGTCGAGCTCTTCGAGGCCCGTACCCCGAAGGGTGTCGCCCCGATCTCCGAGGCCTCCGGCCGCGTGCGGATCGAGGAGACCGAGAAGACCAAGAAGCTCGTCGTGACCCCGGACGACGGCAGCGACGAGACGGCGTTCCCGATCTCCAAGCGCGCCAAGGTCCTGGTCCGCGAGGGCGAGCACGTCGAGGTGGGCCAGCAGCTCACCGTGGGTGCCACCAACCCGCACGACGTGCTGCGCATCCTGGGTCAGCGTGCCGTCCAGGTCCACCTGGTCGGCGAGGTCCAGAAGGTCTACAACTCGCAGGGTGTGTCGATCCACGACAAGCACATCGAGATCATCATCCGGCAGATGCTCCGCCGCGTGACGATCATCGAGTCCGGCGACGCCGAGCTGCTGCCCGGCGAGCTGGTCGAGCGCTCGAAGTTCGAGACCGAGAACCGTCGTGTGGTCCAGGAGAACGGACACCCGGCCTCCGGCCGTCCGCAGCTCATGGGTATCACCAAGGCGTCGCTGGCGACCGAGTCGTGGCTGTCCGCGGCCTCCTTCCAGGAGACGACCCGGGTCCTGACGGACGCGGCGATCAACGCCAAGTCCGACTCCCTGATCGGCCTCAAGGAGAACGTCATCATCGGTAAGCTCATCCCGGCCGGTACGGGTCTGTCCCGCTACCGCAACATCCGGGTCGAGCCGACCGAGGAGGCCAAGGCCGCGATGTACTCGGCCGTCGGCTACGACGACATCGACTACTCGCCGTTCGGCGCCGGCTCCGGCCAGGCCGTTCCGCTGGAGGACTACGACTACGGTCCGTACAACCAGTAGGCGAGCAGCCGAAAGGCACGCCTGATCCGAAGGGCGGTATCCCCCCGGGGATGCCGCCCTTCGGCGTTTTCCCTCCGGCGGGCGGACATTTGGGCGCATGATGGAAGAACCCCGGTCGGGGGTTCGGGAGGTGCTCCGTGTCGCATCCGTCGTGGCATCCGTCGTGGCAGCCGTCGCGCCCGCAGAACTGGCCCGCCGTGCCCCCTCCCGGCGCCTTCCCCGGCCATCTCCCGCCGCAGCCCCCGGCGTACTGGCCGGCGCCGCCCCAGGGGCCGGCCGGGGGAGCGGCGTTCATGCTGGCCTCGCACGCGGACCGGGACCGGGCGGTGGACGTGCTGCGCGCCGGGTTCGCCGAAGGACGGCTGGAGAAGGACGAGTTCGACCGCCGCGTCAGCCGGGTCTACGCGGCCCGTACGGTGGGGGAGCTGGCCCTGGTGGTGGCCGACCTGCCGCAGGGCCCGGCGCCGCATCCGGGGCCCGTGGCGGCCGTACCGCAGGTGTTCCTGGCCACACCCCGGCCGGCGCAGAACGGCAGGGCGGTCGGGTCGATGGTGTGCGGGCTGCTGTGCCTGCTGACCGCGGGGCTCACCGGAATCCCGGCCGTGGTGCTCGGGCACACCGCCCGCGCGGAGATCCGGCGCACCGGCGAGGACGGCGACGGCATGGCTCTGACCGGCCTCGTTCTGGGCTGGCTGTCCGTCGGCGGCTGGGCGCTGTTCTGGCTGCTGCTGATCGCGGTGGACGTGCTGGACTGACGGCGGGGCGACGGCCGGGTGGTGACAGAGGTGTGGCGCGGTGTGTGCGCTACGTGAAATCCAAGATCGTTGACGGCGTTGGGACTTGACATGCCCTGTCCGTCACGGGGGGCCGCCTCGCATTTGTTTTGACCGAAGTCCGTGCGATAGGTACGCTCAGACCTTGTGCCTGGGGTGTGCCCTGGCTCCCGTGTGTGCCACTCACCGCACGGCGAGCCGTCAGTGGCCGCCGAAATCCGCGCTCTTCCCTTTGCGGCGGGAGTCCGTGGGTTCGACACACCCGACCGCGTGGGTCGGAAGTCGTTCCAGGTTAGCTTCACCATTCGGCACACAGAAACCGGAGAAGTAGTGCCTACGATCCAGCAGCTGGTCCGTAAGGGCCGGCAGGACAAGGTCGAGAAGAACAAGACGCCCGCACTCGAGGGTTCGCCCCAGCGTCGTGGCGTCTGCACGCGTGTGTTCACGACCACCCCGAAGAAGCCGAACTCGGCCCTGCGTAAGGTCGCGCGTGTGCGTCTGACCAGCGGCATCGAGGTCACGGCCTACATTCCGGGTGAGGGACACAACCTGCAGGAGCACTCCATCGTGCTCGTGCGCGGCGGCCGTGTGAAGGACCTGCCGGGTGTTCGCTACAAGATCATCCGCGGCTCGCTCGACACCCAGGGTGTCAAGAACCGCAAGCAGGCCCGCAGCCGCTACGGCGCCAAGAAGGAGAAGTAAGAATGCCTCGTAAGGGCCCCGCCCCGAAGCGCCCGGTCATCATCGACCCGGTCTACGGTTCTCCTCTGGTGACCTCCCTCATCAACAAGGTGCTGCTGAACGGCAAGCGCTCCACCGCCGAGCGCATCGTCTACGGCGCCATGGAGGGTCTGCGTGAGAAGACGGGCAACGACCCGATCATCACGCTGAAGCGCGCGCTGGAGAACATCAAGCCGACCCTCGAGGTCAAGTCCCGCCGCGTCGGCGGTGCGACGTACCAGGTGCCGATCGAGGTCAAGCCCGGTCGCGCCAACACGCTCGCGCTGCGCTGGCTCGTCGGTTACTCCCGCGCCCGTCGCGAGAAGACGATGACCGAGCGTCTGCTCAACGAGCTTCTCGACGCTTCGAACGGCCTCGGTGCGGCCGTCAAGAAGCGCGAGGACACGCACAAGATGGCCGAGTCCAACAAGGCCTTCGCGCACTACCGCTGGTAGTCGCTACCCACATCGAGACCGAGAGAAGACTGAAGCCTTATGGCTACCACTTCAC comes from the Streptomyces seoulensis genome and includes:
- the rplL gene encoding 50S ribosomal protein L7/L12; translation: MAKLTQDELLAQFEEMTLIELSEFVKAFEEKFDVTAAAAVAVAGPAAPGAPAEAAEEQDEFDVVLTGAGEKKIQVIKVVRELTSLGLKEAKDLVDGTPKPVLEKVTKEAAEKAAESLKAAGASVEVK
- the rpoB gene encoding DNA-directed RNA polymerase subunit beta; this translates as MAASRTASTANTNNAASTAPLRISFAKIKEPLEVPNLLALQTESFDWLLGNDAWKARVEKALENGQDVPTKSGLEEIFEEISPIEDFSGSMSLTFRDHRFEPPKNSIDECKDRDFTYAAPLFVTAEFTNNETGEIKSQTVFMGDFPLMTNKGTFVINGTERVVVSQLVRSPGVYFDSSIDKTSDKDIFSAKIIPSRGAWLEMEIDKRDMVGVRIDRKRKQSVTVLLKALGWTTEQILEEFGEYESMRATLEKDHTQGQDDALLDIYRKLRPGEPPTREAAQTLLENLYFNPKRYDLAKVGRYKVNKKLGADAPLNAGVLTTEDVISTIKYLVKLHAGETETVGDSGQSIVVETDDIDHFGNRRLRSVGELIQNQVRTGLARMERVVRERMTTQDVEAITPQTLINIRPVVASIKEFFGTSQLSQFMDQNNPLSGLTHKRRLSALGPGGLSRERAGFEVRDVHPSHYGRMCPIETPEGPNIGLIGSLASYGRVNAFGFVETPYRKVVDGQVTDEVDYLTADEEDRFVIAQANATLNDDMRFEEARVLVRRRGGEVDYVPGDDVDYMDVSPRQMVSVATAMIPFLEHDDANRALMGANMMRQAVPLIKSEAPLVGTGMEYRSAVDAGDVVKAEKAGVVQEVSADYVTTANDDGTYITYRLHKFSRSNQGTSVNQKVIVNEGDRIIEGQVLADGPATENGEMALGKNLLVAFMPWEGHNYEDAIILSQRLVQDDVLSSIHIEEHEVDARDTKLGPEEITRDIPNVSEEVLADLDERGIIRIGAEVTAGDILVGKVTPKGETELTPEERLLRAIFGEKAREVRDTSLKVPHGETGKIIGVRVFDREEGDELPPGVNQLVRVYVAQKRKITDGDKLAGRHGNKGVISKILPIEDMPFLEDGTPVDIILNPLGVPSRMNPGQVLEIHLGWLASRGWDVSGLAEDWAERLQVIGADQVDPGTNVATPVFDGAREDELAGLLQHTIPNRDGERMVQPTGKARLFDGRSGEPFPDPISIGYMYILKLHHLVDDKLHARSTGPYSMITQQPLGGKAQFGGQRFGEMEVWALEAYGAAYALQELLTIKSDDVTGRVKVYEAIVKGENIPEPGIPESFKVLIKEMQSLCLNVEVLSSDGMSIEMRDTDEDVFRAAEELGIDLSRREPSSVEEV
- a CDS encoding DNA-directed RNA polymerase subunit beta'; the protein is MLDVNFFDELRIGLATADDIRQWSHGEVKKPETINYRTLKPEKDGLFCEKIFGPTRDWECYCGKYKRVRFKGIICERCGVEVTRAKVRRERMGHIELAAPVTHIWYFKGVPSRLGYLLDLAPKDLEKVIYFAAYMITYVDEERRQRDLPSLEAHVSVERQQIENRRDSDLEARAKKLETDLAELEAEGAKADVRRKVREGAEREMKQLRDRAQREIDRLDEVWNRFKNLKVQDLEGDELLYRELRDRFGTYFDGSMGAAALQKRLESFDLEEEAERLREIIRTGKGQKKTRALKRLKVVSAFLQTSNSPKGMVLDCVPVIPPDLRPMVQLDGGRFATSDLNDLYRRVINRNNRLKRLLDLGAPEIIVNNEKRMLQEAVDALFDNGRRGRPVTGPGNRPLKSLSDMLKGKQGRFRQNLLGKRVDYSARSVIVVGPQLKLHQCGLPKAMALELFKPFVMKRLVDLNHAQNIKSAKRMVERGRTVVYDVLEEVIAEHPVLLNRAPTLHRLGIQAFEPQLVEGKAIQIHPLVCTAFNADFDGDQMAVHLPLSAEAQAEARILMLSSNNILKPADGRPVTMPTQDMVLGLFFLTTDGELRDTKGEGRAFGSTAEATMAFDAGELALQSPVDIRFPVGTIPPRGWTPPAREEGEPEWQQGDSFRLRTTLGRALFNELLPEDYPFVDYSVGKKQLSEIVNDLAERYPKVIVAATLDNLKAAGFYWATRSGVTVAISDVVVPEAKKEIVKGYEAQDEKVQKQYERGLITKEERTQELIAIWTKATNEVAEAMNANFPKTNPIFMMVDSGARGNMMQMRQIAGMRGLVSNAKNETIPRPIKASFREGLSVLEYFISTHGARKGLADTALRTADSGYLTRRLVDVSQDVIIREEDCGTERGLKLSIAERGADGVLRKADNVETSVYARCLAEDIVVDGKVLAPAGTDLGDVLIDELVKYGVEEVKTRSVLTCESAVGTCAMCYGRSLATGKLVDIGEAVGIIAAQSIGEPGTQLTMRTFHTGGVAGDDITQGLPRVVELFEARTPKGVAPISEASGRVRIEETEKTKKLVVTPDDGSDETAFPISKRAKVLVREGEHVEVGQQLTVGATNPHDVLRILGQRAVQVHLVGEVQKVYNSQGVSIHDKHIEIIIRQMLRRVTIIESGDAELLPGELVERSKFETENRRVVQENGHPASGRPQLMGITKASLATESWLSAASFQETTRVLTDAAINAKSDSLIGLKENVIIGKLIPAGTGLSRYRNIRVEPTEEAKAAMYSAVGYDDIDYSPFGAGSGQAVPLEDYDYGPYNQ
- a CDS encoding DUF1707 and DUF4190 domain-containing protein, with the protein product MLASHADRDRAVDVLRAGFAEGRLEKDEFDRRVSRVYAARTVGELALVVADLPQGPAPHPGPVAAVPQVFLATPRPAQNGRAVGSMVCGLLCLLTAGLTGIPAVVLGHTARAEIRRTGEDGDGMALTGLVLGWLSVGGWALFWLLLIAVDVLD
- the rpsL gene encoding 30S ribosomal protein S12; this translates as MPTIQQLVRKGRQDKVEKNKTPALEGSPQRRGVCTRVFTTTPKKPNSALRKVARVRLTSGIEVTAYIPGEGHNLQEHSIVLVRGGRVKDLPGVRYKIIRGSLDTQGVKNRKQARSRYGAKKEK
- the rpsG gene encoding 30S ribosomal protein S7, which produces MPRKGPAPKRPVIIDPVYGSPLVTSLINKVLLNGKRSTAERIVYGAMEGLREKTGNDPIITLKRALENIKPTLEVKSRRVGGATYQVPIEVKPGRANTLALRWLVGYSRARREKTMTERLLNELLDASNGLGAAVKKREDTHKMAESNKAFAHYRW